The nucleotide sequence AGATGGTTAACAATATACCTCTGGGTCCAAATGCGGTGAGCATTGAAGTGGTGAAGGTGTTTAAAGATAATGCTCATTTGTGGAGGCCAACTGCGGAGATGTATTTGATTGGTGATGCAATTAACGAGAAAATCGCATAGCCACTCCTCAAGTTTGAAATTATGGCTTCGATCACTACAGCTGCAACACCTGCAAAACCTGCAGCCACGAAAACAGCATCACCTACCAAACcagcaaagaaaaaaacaatggtATGTTATTGAAATGAATAACCTTGTATTTGTTTGTCTATTGGTTGACGTTGGAACTTGTTGAGTTTTAGAGTCCAGGCAGCACTAGTACCACCAAAAGTGCAAAGCAGAAGTGTATTCTCTTCAACTGCAGCAACACCGGACGTAAGGTAGCCGAAGGAAGAGTGGCTTCAACAGATCCGAAAGAGCTGTGTCACTTTGTGCCCCTGGGTCCAAATGCAAGCAAGGTGTGGGTTGAAGTGGCTAAGATTGGTGATGCAAAGGTGTGGAGGCCAAATTCAGAGATTGAATACATCTCTGATGCAATAGGTTCAGTTGTGGCATGACCAAATGATAAACTGAAGTTGGTGTGAAAGTCTGAAACAATGTATCTctagttgtgtttttttttctcgacGGCTCTAGTTGTATTTCTAGTTTGAACTTATGTGAAgttatgtgtaatatttatgTGTGATATTATGTGTAAGttcacaaacaaaaaacaaatattatgtgTAATATTAAGATATAATCTTGTGTACTGTCGTTCAAATCCTTAAACTCCAAACAAATCTCTAAACCACAAACAAATCTCCAAACCCTATGtccaaatccctaaaccccaaacaaaTCTCCAAACCTTAATTCCAAATCCGTAAATCCCAAagaaatccctaaaccccaaacaaatctccaaaccctaattccaaatccctaaaccccaaacaaaTCCCTAAATTGTTTTAgatgatagatttttaaattataagaaaTCATATTgtaatcttaattttataaaagtcatttgttaaaaaaattataaaactcatTTGTCCAAAATTCCAAACCCTATAGTCTTTGTACATACAATTATGTCTTAGTGTTTATGAATACATGAGTTGTATTGAtgagttttataaaaactcatataaaaattttatatatatacgaaataattttttaaaaattgtaatactagtaataaaaattttaaaatttaatttacttttttttgcttataaatctattttatgttaatttctgatttcaaacaaaattaatactcAAAGCCAATGGGGAGTAACCTCCAGGATTGCAGACGTGGAAATTGCATACGCCGATGGATGCATCTCGCCATCATTGATCAGAGCCATTCTTTTCTAAGCCAATGAGGAGCCACCACTAAGATCGCAGACTGATTAATCCTACACCGTTTGATTTACTGAACTAACTTTGATTAGAACTGTTCATTTGTTTTTCTCATTCTCTTCTCTCAGAACACAACTCCGAACAAAACATCCTCTTCTTTCAGAACAAATCTAAGATCTGAAAGACGTGTATGTCTCTTGATCTTTGATTTGGATGACTCTTAGTTCCGTTCGCCGATTGAAATAAAGCAAATGGATAAGGCGTGGGTTTGGCTGCCAAGGTATAACCTAAGATCTCTCGAGCTCACTTGTATTCACCGATTGAAAGACAGCTAACTACTTTTTTCTGATATATCATGTAGGAATAGTGATGAGTACTCAGAAAGAGCAACTAATTTCGTGTATTCATCAGCAAGAAGATTGGGAAATCTGTCTGAAATGCTGTGTCCTTGCAGAGACTGCCGCAATTTAAGCCATCAGCTAGTTGATAAAATAGTCGAGCATCTAGTGATTAGGGGTATGGATAAGAAGTACAAGAGCTCTTGTTGGAGTATTCATGGTGAAAAAAGAGAATCTAAAGAAGACACTGGTCCTGGCAATGAAAGGGAGGCATATGAGTTGTTTAAGACAGCATTCTCCATGGATGAAGATGGTTCAAATCAGACGAATGAAAGTGGGGTGGAGCCAAATGATGGTGATGAAGCAGCAGAGGAAACTGAGTTTAGGAAAAAGTTAAGAGACGCTGAAACGCCATTGTACTTGGATTGTATCAAGCACACGAAGGTTTCAGAAATCATGGGACTTTACATATTCAAGGTTAAAAGTGGTGTGTCTGAGAATTACTTCGATCAGCTGTTGGTTTTGCTTCAGGATATGCTACCTGAAGACAATGTGCTTCCAAAGAGTATGGATGCAATCACGAAATTTTTGAAGATATTTGGTTTCGGCTAAGACAATATTCATGCTTGCATGAACGATTGCATACTATATAGGAAGGAGTTTGAAAAACTAGAAAGCTGTCCAAGATGCAAAGTTTCGAGATGAGAGAAGGATAAGCACATCAATGAGATAAAGGTTGGGATCCCAGCTAAGGTCCTTCGATATTTTCCAATCAAGGATAGATTTAGGAGGATGTTTAGATCAAAGAGGATGGCTGAAGATCTGCGTTGGTATTATACCAATGCGACTGAAGATGGTACAATGCGACACCCCGTTGATTCTATCTCTTGGGCACAAGTGAATGATAAATGGCCATACATTGCTGCTGAACCAAGGAATCTTCTACTTGGAATTTCTACAGATGGGATGAACCCTTTCTCCATGCAAAACACCAATCACAACACATGGCCAGTGTTGTTAGTGAACTACAACACGACTCCAACGATGTGTATGAAGGCTGAGAATATAATGTTGACATTGCTGATCCCTGGTCCAACAGCTCCTGGTAATAACATAGATGTCTACTTAGCACCATTAATAGATGATCTGAAAGATTTGTGGGCTGAGGGTATTGAAGTCTATGACTCATTTGCGAAGGAGAATTTCACACTTAGAGCCTTACTACTTTGGTGTATCAGTGACTATCCAGCATTAGGAACCTTGTCTGGATGTAAAGTGAAGGGGAAACAAGCATGCAATGTATGTGGAAAGGATACACCTTCTAGGTGGCTTAAGTTCAGCCGCAAGTTTGTCTACATGGGAAATAGAAAGAGACTACCGCCTGGCCATCGTTACAGATATAAAAAAGCTTGGTTCGACAACACAGTGGAGGAAGGGAATGCGAGTAGGATACAAACTGGCGCTGAGATATATGAGACATTACAAGCTTTTAGGAATGATTTTGGAAGACCTCTAGATAAGGAGAAGAAAAGGAGAAGACCagagttggaagatgatgaGATGGTTCAAGAAGAAGAGTTTGAAGAATCAAATGATCTATGGCGGTGTAAGAAGAGATCAATATTCTTTGAACTACCTTACTGGAAGGTAAAGCATAGTAATCAGGAACTATATTCTCTCCTTCTTGTATATGAATATGCCTAACAGTTTCTTGTTTAATGTCTTAGGATATGCATGTTCGTCATAATATTGACGTTATGCACGTTGAAAAGAATGTGTCGGATGCTATAATGTCTATCTTGATGCAAAGTTCGAAGTCAAAAGATGGTTTGGAAGCAAGAAAAGACTTAGCAGATATTGGAATCAGAAGTCACTTGCACACAGAGGTTAGGGGTTCGAAAACATACTTACCTCCAGCATCGTATTGGCTATCCAAGAAAGAGAAGACCATTTTCTGCAAAAGGTTATCTCAGTTTAGAGGTCCTGATGGTTATTTGTGTAATATTGTGAATACTGTTTCAGTTAACCCTCCTAATATAGGTAGTTTAAAGTCGCATGATCATCACGTACTAGTACAGAACTTGTTACCAGCTGCATTAAGAGGGTTGTTGCATAGTGGTCCTAGGATTGCCATTAACAGATTATGCAGCTACTTTAACAGGTTGTGCCAACGCATCATTGACCCGGAGAAACTTATATTAATGGAGACAGAGTTTGTGGAAACAATGTGTCAACTGGAGTGCTTCTTCCCTCCATCTCTTTTTGATATCATGTTCCACCTTCCAATACATCTCTCAAAAGAGGCACGCTTGGGAAGACCAGTTCGCTTCCGCTGGATGTATCCATTTGAAAGGTTTGATGTACTCATTTGCTTCGATTAATGTATTTCTTGCAATGATGTTTGACTAATATTAATATTGCTTGACTGAGTTATAGGTACATGAAAACACTAAAGCCCTTTGTTAAGAATTATGCAAGGCCAGAAGCATGTATGGCTGAAGGGTATTTAGCTGGAGAATGTGTTGCATTTTGTTTAGAGTTCCTTCAAGATTCAGTACAAGTTCAAGAACCAGTTAATCGtaatgaagatattgaggtTGATAGAGTCGTGGTTGAAGGTCGACCTCTGCAGAAGGGAGTAGAGGTCACCCTTTCAGATAAAGATAGAGATATTGCTCATCGCTATGTGCTAATGAACATGGCATCTATGGATCCCTATGTTGAGTAAGAGGTTACCCTTTTTGTTTCATctacttttaattataatttgttgttCAAACCTGTTTTTTAATGTCAAATCAGGATGCATTTAGAAGAATTACAAGCTAATGATGCTCGATGTGCTAGAAATGAAACTCTGCTGTGGGAACACCATACTGAGCAGTTTGTAGAATGTGTTAAAAAAAGGTTTTCAACTCCAAATCCTTTtcttctataatattttatacatctTGTTGAATTGATGAACATGTCGAGATTTATGTATTTTGACAATACTGCTTAGCTCTTAGCTTGATGATGAACACGTTGTTAGATTGTTGGATTGTCGGATTGATGAACATGTTGTCTTCGCAGATTCAGCCAGACTCAACAAATAGTCATTCTAAGGAGTTGAGGTGGTTGGCATTCGGACCAAGAAATGCTGCTTTAGCACATAAAGGGTTTATTATTAAGGGCCAGCTGTTTCATATGGATGCGGTTAAGCGGAAGACTCAAAACAGTGGAGTAAGTTATGAAGCATTTAGCATGTGTAGATCAAGTGCTCGAGATATGAGACAAGTTGCTGATATGCTTACATATTATGGAGTTATAAAGGAGATTTTACTTATGGACTATCACATGTTCAAAGTACCGCTGTTCAGATGCAATTGGGCTAACACAGGGAATGGTGTGAAGGAAGAAAATGGCTTCACTCTCGTTAACCTTCATATGAACCAGGCAGCTTATTTGAAAGATCCGTTCATTCTGCCCTCTCAAGCAAAACAGGTTTTCTACTCTAGGGAAGATGATAATTCTAATTGGTATGTTGTTATGAGAGcactgtgagggattaaactcacctcctagaTTATAGATCAGGTTAAGATTAGGGAAAAATAatgtgggctgaatcccgttagaacttgatgaatgaacttgatttgtattgatgacTTTGATAAAAGAGTTGTTACAAAGGATGCTTTTccgatgattacaaagataatgaaatGTTTGAGAGTTTATGTCTATGATGGTAGGAATGAacgtgttcttcttcttcgatcttcttcttctttaaatagccttagGTTACGTCAGGCTGCTAATAACGACTTCTCGAGATATCCTCCGTGgattgagggatttgtaacaggtTCCTTTTGACTCGGCTCTGCACCTCCTCGTTGGTATCGTGAGTAGCCTCTTTTTCGTGACCTCCTTCGTAATTCCTTT is from Raphanus sativus cultivar WK10039 unplaced genomic scaffold, ASM80110v3 Scaffold0034, whole genome shotgun sequence and encodes:
- the LOC130500780 gene encoding uncharacterized protein LOC130500780, which codes for MAEDLRWYYTNATEDGTMRHPVDSISWAQVNDKWPYIAAEPRNLLLGISTDGMNPFSMQNTNHNTWPVLLVNYNTTPTMCMKAENIMLTLLIPGPTAPGNNIDVYLAPLIDDLKDLWAEGIEVYDSFAKENFTLRALLLWCISDYPALGTLSGCKVKGKQACNVCGKDTPSRWLKFSRKFVYMGNRKRLPPGHRYRYKKAWFDNTVEEGNASRIQTGAEIYETLQAFRNDFGRPLDKEKKRRRPELEDDEMVQEEEFEESNDLWRCKKRSIFFELPYWKDMHVRHNIDVMHVEKNVSDAIMSILMQSSKSKDGLEARKDLADIGIRSHLHTEVRGSKTYLPPASYWLSKKEKTIFCKRLSQFRGPDGYLCNIVNTVSVNPPNIGSLKSHDHHVLVQNLLPAALRGLLHSGPRIAINRLCSYFNRLCQRIIDPEKLILMETEFVETMCQLECFFPPSLFDIMFHLPIHLSKEARLGRPVRFRWMYPFERYMKTLKPFVKNYARPEACMAEGYLAGECVAFCLEFLQDSVQVQEPVNRNEDIEVDRVVVEGRPLQKGVEVTLSDKDRDIAHRYVLMNMASMDPYVE